One Fusarium poae strain DAOMC 252244 chromosome 4, whole genome shotgun sequence DNA window includes the following coding sequences:
- a CDS encoding hypothetical protein (TransMembrane:12 (i65-87o99-118i139-161o181-199i206-225o237-258i279-300o332-354i366-384o396-419i440-463o475-494i)), with product MTDTTTKTVPVRTMPPAVDNDHDHDHSDVESLKAAAIFHKALRMGRVEEKGIQPIPVEERTATRFYNIFTIWASINSNILGITFGMLGPLVYGLSLRDSALIILFFCLFSTVGPAYLATFGPKTGMRQMIQARYSFGRYLVSIPVLLNLATLTGFMVIIFVVGGQCLSAVSSGHLSPDVGIVIIGILSLFISFCGFKVLHYYETYAFIPAIIAITIATGCGGSQLSKQATPAAPATASAVLSFGMIVASYMIPWAAIASDLTTYFDPKVPSWRVFAYSYLGLVTPTILLMTLGAAIAGALPNVPEWSAAYDETAVGGVLAAMLSSAGGFGKFVVVILSLTLLGNTGGTMYAITLNFQTLIPGLIKIPRYAFAVVVTVIVIPTALRAQRDFFVNLENFVALIGYWSASFIGIVTVEHLVFRKGRYDSYDHAIWNIASELPLGIAAIAAGIICYALVVPCMAQAWWTGPIAKTTGDIGFEIAFVMSSAFYVPFRYLEKRLSGR from the exons ATGACTGATACAACTACAAAGACCGTTCCGGTCCGGACCATGCCCCCGGCCGTTGACAACGACCATGATCACGACCACAGCGATGTGGAAAGCCTCAAGGCTGCAGCCATATTCCACAAGGCTCTTCGTATGGGAAGAGTTGAAGAGAAGGGTATTCAGCCTATTCCCGTTGAAGAGCGTACCGCAACACGCTTCTACAATATTTTTACCATCTGGGCGTCCATCAATTCTAATATTCTCGG CATCACTTTTGGAATGCTAGGTCCCTTAGTGTATGGTCTGAGCTTGAGGGACTCTGcgctcatcatcctcttcttttgtctcttttcgACTGTTGGTCCAGCTTATCTCGCCACTTTTGGACCAAAGACGGGAATGAGGCAGATGATTCAGGCACGATATAGTTTTGG ACGCTATCTCGTTTCTATTCCTGTCTTGCTCAACCTCGCCACGCTTACAGGTTTCATGGTTATCATCTTTGTCGTTGGTGGCCAATGTCTCTCCGCTGTATCAAGCGGCCACTTGAGCCCCGACGTCGGCATTGTCATCATTGGAATACTATCTCTCTTCATCTCCTTCTGCGGCTTCAAAGTTCTGCACTACTACGAAACCTACGCCTTCATCCCTGCCATTATCGCAATCACTATTGCCACAGGATGCGGCGGTTCACAGCTTTCCAAGCAAGCAACCCCCGCAGCGCCAGCGACTGCATCGGCCGTTCTCAGCTTCGGCATGATTGTCGCAAGCTACATGATTCCCTGGGCTGCTATCGCGAGTGATCTCACAACCTACTTTGACCCCAAGGTTCCCTCGTGGCGCGTCTTTGCCTACTCCTACCTCGGTCTCGTCACACCTACCATTCTTCTCATGACTCTTGGTGCTGCTATTGCTGGAGCTTTGCCCAACGTTCCTGAGTGGTCGGCTGCGTACGATGAGACAGCCGTGGGAGGTGTTCTTGCAGCTATGCTTTCAAGTGCTGGTGGCTTTGGCAAGTTCGTGGTTGTGATTTTGTCTCTTACTCTGTTGGGTAACACTGGCGGTACGATGTACGCCATCACACTCAACTTCCAGACTCTCATCCCTGGACTTATCAAGATTCCCCGCTACGCCTTCGCTGTGGTAGTCACTGTCATTGTCATACCAACTGCTCTTCGAGCTCAGCGTGATTTCTTCGTCAACCTCGAGAACTTTGTCGCTTTGATTGGATATTGGTCCGCCTCTTTTATCGGAATTGTTACGGTCGAGCATCTTGTCTTCCGCAAGGGTCGCTATGATTCTTACGACCACGCTATCTGGAACATTGCTTCTGAGCTGCCTCTGGGTATTGCGGCCATCGCCGCAGGGATTATTTGCTACGCGCTGGTTGTGCCGTGTATGGCACAGGCTTGGTGGACGGGACCAATTGCCAAAACAACTGGTGATATCGGTTTTGAGATTGCCTTTGTTATGAGTTCGGCGTTTTACGTGCCTTTTAGATACCTTGAGAAGCGTCTTTCTGGAAGATGA